From the Tenacibaculum dicentrarchi genome, the window GAGCAATTGAGCAAGATGCCGATATTGTTTCGTTTATTTTTCGTCCTGAATATTACGGAATGACCGAATGGGATGATGACGACCACTCGCCATGTGAAGGGCAGGGAGAATTTATTGTAGCAAAGCATCGTAATGGTGGAATGGATAATATTCGTTTAAAATTTACAGGACATTTAGCCTTATTTTCTGATTTAGATGAAGGAAATAGTAGTGAATTTGAATCGAGTATGAACGGAGGAGGTGTTACTAGTTTTAATAATGAAGTCGCTTCGAATGGGTTTGCTTCACCTGAAGATGCTTTTGGTCCGAGTGATGACGATGTCCCGTTTTAGTGGAGTTTCTAGCGTCATGCTGAATTTATTTCAGCATCGCATAAAGCGAAGAACTTTGGAAAATCACGATGTGAAACTGAAATAAATTCAGTTTGACGGATTCGATTTCTTATTTTTCTTTATGTTGAAGAAAAAATAATTCGAACTAATAATTTTTTATAAAAATATATAAAATACACAATTACGACTTTGTAATTGTGTATTTTAGTTTTTGATATAAAAAGAAGATGAAAAAAACACTACACATAATACTATTTTTATTGATTTCAAACTCACTTTGGGCATCGTTCATTTATGTTCCGATGAGTCATGAAAATCAAAAAAATCATTTAAAATCCTACGGAATTGTTTATTATGCTTTAGAAAATGGCTTAAAATCAAAGTGGTTGTTAAACTATGATGGTGGTGCTTTTTTACTAGAAAATAATAATTCGCTAGAAAAAGAATGTAAAATTAGAGGGGTTTCGTATCAGGTAATTTCAGATGCTAAAGCTCAAATAATTTTAGAAAAAATTTCATCTCCTTCTAAAAATCAAGAGGCAGTTACACTTGAAAAAGCTCCTAAAATAGCGGTGTATTCTCCAAAAGGAAAAATGCCTTGGGATGATGCGGTAACCATGGTGTTAACCTATGCCGAAATTCCTTTTGATATCATTTATGATCAAGAAATTTTAAATGATAAATTGTTATTATACGAGTGGTTGCACTTGCATCACGAAGATTTTACAGGGCAATACGGTCGTTTTTATGGAGCTTTTAGAACTGCGCCTTGGTATATTCAGCAGAAAAAAGATGCAGAAGCATTGGCAACAAAATTAGGGTATGCAAAAGTATCCGAAGAAAAAAGTGCTGTTGCTAAAAAAATACGTGATTACGTAATTGGTGGTGGTTTTATGTTTGCCATGTGCTCAGCAACCGATAGTTTTGATATTGCTTTATCCGCCGATGGCGTAGATATTTGTGAAGGAATGTTTGACTCAGATGCTTCGGAAGTAAATTATCAATCAAAAATAAATTTTAATAAGACCTTTGCCTTTAAAGATTTTGAATTAATTCGCAATCCTACAACCTACGAATTTTCTTCTATTGATATGACTCGTAAGCGTAAAATAAAAAAAGAAGTAGATTATTTTACCTTGAAAGAGTTTTCGGCAAAATGGGATCAAGTTCCTACCATGCTTACCCAGAATCATACGCAATTAGTCAAAGGTTTTATGGGGCAAACTACTTCGTTTGATGGTAATACTATTAAATCTACCGTGCTAGTTTTAGGAGGAAACCCAACAAATGGAGAAGCAAAATATATCCATGGAACAAAAGGAAAAGGGATGTTTTC encodes:
- a CDS encoding asparagine synthetase B, producing the protein MSHENQKNHLKSYGIVYYALENGLKSKWLLNYDGGAFLLENNNSLEKECKIRGVSYQVISDAKAQIILEKISSPSKNQEAVTLEKAPKIAVYSPKGKMPWDDAVTMVLTYAEIPFDIIYDQEILNDKLLLYEWLHLHHEDFTGQYGRFYGAFRTAPWYIQQKKDAEALATKLGYAKVSEEKSAVAKKIRDYVIGGGFMFAMCSATDSFDIALSADGVDICEGMFDSDASEVNYQSKINFNKTFAFKDFELIRNPTTYEFSSIDMTRKRKIKKEVDYFTLKEFSAKWDQVPTMLTQNHTQLVKGFMGQTTSFDGNTIKSTVLVLGGNPTNGEAKYIHGTKGKGMFSFYGGHDPEDYQHRIGDPKTELELHPTSPGYRLILNNVLFPAAKKKKQKT